The bacterium DNA segment ATAAGAACGATCCTTGCGAGCCCGAGCCCGCATCATTGCCCATCAGAAAGAGATCCTGATCGCCGTCGTTGTCGTAGTCGCCCCATGCCATCGCCGACAATGCCGTTCCTGCCATGTTATGCAACACATCGGAGAATGTTCCATTACCGTTATTCTTGTACAATTTCAAGGTTCTTGAACCGCTGCCGGAACTCCCTGCGTATGCAAGGTCAAGCAAGCCGTCATTGTTAAAATCCGTCCATGTTACGGAACTGCGGTGAATCTCCTGCTGGAATTGTGCATCGATTTCCGTGAACGTATCGCCGTTATCATGTCGATAGAGTTTGGCAAAGCCGTTTTGAAAGGGGGGATAGTATTCATCCGTTGCCCCAACAATAGCAACATCGTAATCGCCGTCGTTATCATAATCTCCCCACATAAAATTACCATCCGCTCCATTGATGAAGCCTGTTCCGGTAACTTCCGAAAAATTAGTAGGCGTTGCGCTGACTCCCGCATACCCGGTATCATTGAGCGAAACATCGACGATGGTCACTCTGAAATAATATTTTTTGAAGTTGGTAAGGCCGGTATAGGTGATCGTTGAATCCGTAGTAGAGTCGATCTGAACAACAGGATTTGGTAATGTATCTCTGAAAATTCTGTACCGAAGCACGTCGATTTCGGTACTATGATTCCACAAAAGCGTGACTTTTTGATCGCCGACTTTTGCTTGAAGGCCGGACAGCGGGCCAAATGAAACGCCGCCAACCAGCGTGCCATCATAGTTATTTACAGTGGCATCCTCTACAATGGTGCCGCCTCCCTCATCCAAATGCCACAACGCGGTAAGGCCTGATTCATTGCCCACGAGTCCGCTCTGATAAATACTGAATACTTCTGAAGGGGTGAGTGCGCGGTTCCACGTATTCGCTTCATCCAGCAATCCTAAAAAATAATTATAATACAAGCCGATTTTAGCCCCATAACCCAAATAGCTGGTAGGGCCTGTTGCGATACTGTCAACAAGAGCACCATTCTTATAAGCTTTCAAATAACTTCCTTCTAATACCCAGGCAATATGAATCCATTCGTCGGCATTATATGGAATACCGACTTGAGAATAGCCGCCGCTCCAATTGTAAAACCATATACGGTCTTGGCCGCCTATAATACCTCTGGAAATGCCCATATATCCGCCTTGATCGGCAAAAATCGAATTTCCCTCATACGCATAGAACATGGTCGGAGAAGCGCCGGTCGGTCTGATCCACATTGACACCGTGCCTGCGGATGAGGTCGTATAATTGCTCAAGGAACCGGGTAAATTGATATAATCGTTTATTCCGTCGAGCATGACATAATTATTGATCTGCGCGGACACCCATGACGGCGCCGTCAGCAGCGTCAAAAGAAAAAGAATTCGTCGCGTTGTTTTCATATATACCTCTCCGTTTAGTGCGTTAATATTTATTCTATCATCACACAAAAAAATTATCTAAGGAATGTCCAACAAACAAAAAATTGAACGAGAGCTATCGGTACAACTGAAGTATTGCCCTAAGCGAACATTGCGGGCATGCCCGAAGTCGGAAAGTAGGTGAGTGAACCAGTAATTGCATAAAAGGTAAATCAATACCGATCGTATGTCAAGTTTTTTGATTCCTGACTCGTGCTAACGTTCACAATCTTCTGCGGTTCATACAAACAAAAACGTCCCGGTCGAGTCAACGATCGGGACGTCGTACAAATATTTTTTTTTGGAATGTCTATTTTTTCTTACGGCTGATTATCAACTTGTCCAATATGGGTTCATTGTCTTTCAAGATCGGTTCCCACCAAGTCGTGTCTGTATAAGGCGGAATGGTTTCTGAAGACAGGCCGACGGCGTCAATTTCGTTCCATCCCGGCACGGCAACCATATCCATAGCTAGCCGGATTTCAGAAACTTTGAAGTTTGTTTCCGGAAAATTAATTATGAATATTCGCGAAGAGTCCCCCGCATCCTTCGCTGAGTCCTGATAAACCACTTCCCAAAGGCCGGTCATAGGATTTTTCACGTACACCGTATCAACAAATCCGGGATTATACGTTTCAAAAATGGCGATCGATCTCACCGGCTCCGGATTATCGTAGTAACCTAGTTCAAGAAATTCCCGTTGAAGGTCCTGATACTCCGATGTCCATGCGGTTTCTATATCCCCATAATTGGGATACGTATCGGGAGCGCCCAGAACCTGGTATGCGGCCCATTCCACCGTATCATATTGCGTGCTGTACGCAATCACGGCATCAGCCCATCGGATGTTCCTGCTTTGATCGCCGCTGTCATCCCCGCAACTCAGGGCGAACATTAAGAAGCTTAGGACAACGAAAATTCTTGAATTCATACGGAAACTCCTTATTGGTTTGACTGAAAAGGGAAATGTTACTATAAATCAGGATTCACTTTGATTTGAGATGCCATTGCCACAGATTCACAGATTAAAGAACCTGCTTATCGGTTTGACTCACAATGTCATGCTGAGCCAGTCGAAGCATGACAAATGATTAAATTTTCAGCCTTCGACACGTTCAGGCTGACAGGTATTTCGCTAAATGTGAGTGAACCCGATATGCACGTTAAAGAATGATCTTAGAATGCGTTTTGTTTAATCTGCGAATCTGTGGCTTTGTTATTAATCCGGTATCGGGAACGCCGGAGGATTTCCAAAACTGCTCTTGGTGGATTTGCCTCCAACCATACTTAACCCCACCACCGCCGCCCCGGCTCCTACGATAATGCCTCCGCCAATGTAAAGCGCGGATTTTTTCGATCCCGGTTTCTGACCGGCTGATTTTTTTTGGCGTTCTGCCCATTCATCGATCAAGAGGCTTTCGGGAATGACCGTTTCCTCGCTTGCCGACATTTGTATCTGATCTTTTTCAGGAATCACCGTCTTTGCGTATTCGCTCACGGCCGTCTGATAAGCCGCTAAGGAAACGCCGGACGAATCGCCTGTAACTTCCAGCCCGGCCAGATCTTTGACCAGCATCAACGCAGGTTTATATAGCGGAAAATGTTGAGCGCTCATACAGCCGTAGAGAATGGCTTGAGTTTTATAATGTTCATCATTTCGGGTTTTGTAAATCCGCGCCGATACCGACGCCATATTATAGTAAATACTGAATAGGTCAACCGCTTCGGTTTTAGTATTTGCCGCCTTACCCAAGGTTGCAAGAGCAATGGTGTCCTGATGCTGAACTTTCTGAATATTACCGAGGTTCTTATACGATTCATAAAGATCAGAGAACGAAGCGTGGCCTTTAATCAGCAGCTGTTTTCCTTCATCAATTTTCGTTGCATCGGACATGGTTAGTACCGCACCTCGATAATCGGATGTCGCATAGTCTTCGTTTAAAACGCTTGCTTTATCATACCACTGTTTTACGGCTTCGATGTTTCCGTGCCCCGCCTCCACGATCATAAGCTGGGAATACACCGGCAGATACCAAGGCTCTTGTTCCGCAATTTCCCGAAGCACCTTTTCGCCTAATTCTTTTCCATTGAGTGAAAATTTTTCGATTCGCCCCTTTTCATCCTTTTTCAAAAACTCAACCTGATCGCTTTTTAAATAAATTACGGCCAGCTTATATTTGACGGCTACCGCCCTTCGGTTGTGCGTCACGATATCCTCATAAATCGCGCGCGCCGTCTCAACATCTGCTTTGCGCATAAGGTATTCTGCGGCATCGTACTTTTCTGCGTCCGTAAGCGACGCGTATTCGGCTCCGCCCAACGCCACGATAAGATCGGTGTCTTCTTTGATCAACTTCTCGCTCGATGCACCGCAGGAAATAATAAATGTCAAATAAAAGGCGGCTAAGAAATAAATAATGTTTTTCATAATACTTTTGATTTTAGATTAATGGTTTTTGATTTGCTCTTCCATGCTGATTGTTCAATTATCATTTGACAATCAGCATCTTCTTGGTTTGCGTATATGTTTCACCGTTGATCGATTCCGCCTGAATTCGGTACAAATAAATTCCGGAAGATACCGCGCGCCCAAGATTATCCGTTCCGTTCCATTCCAAGGCATGAATTCCCACTTCCTGATCTCTGCGATCTAAAACGGTCCTGACTTTCTGGCCCAAAATATTGTATATGGACATAGTTACGCGGCTTCGTTTTGCCAAAGCATAGGAGATCTTTGTTGACGGATTGAACGGGTTGGGATAGTTTTGTGACAATGAAAATTTTGCCGGCAGATCATCGAATGAAGCGGCGGCTTCATTCAGGTATCCGGCGGTTCCAACTAATATCTTATATTTGGTCGTTCCGGAACGTTTATGATAAACCGTAGTCAGTTCTCCCTCCGGCAAAAAAACATTTTGCGCATAATCGTAAATTTTCATTTGCCAGTCGCTTCGAATTTTTTCAACATCAAATTCCAGATGAATGGAAATATCATCCATAGTTGACTCGATCGCCAGATCTATTGACTGCCCTTCATTTCCGGCATTCCGGTAAATATAACTTAGTTTCTTCTCATCTTCAGTAAAATAAGCGGAAATATAATTACCCAAGCTTTGCGGCTCAGGATCATTATACAAACCCGCGTTCGCTTCATGAAGAATCGTATAGCCGTTCGAACGGTCTGTATACTTTAATCCATTCTTGGCCGCAGTTGCGGCAATGTTCAACTTAAATTCTTCCGTTTGGGTTGACCATACTTTTCCAACCGATACGCCGTTTGGCGTAAAGGTCAACGTAGTCGCTGTCAAATTCTTGTTCCATATCGCATATCCGCCGAAGGGCTTCATCGAAGTCACCTTACTCCATCCGCCAACTTCAGTCCCCGTTCCGCTAAACGCCCACGGACCGGAAAATTGCAGCGGATCCAATGCAACGGTTATCGGTGTAGTAAATGGCGTGCCTACCAAATTCCATCCCGGATTTAATGTGACCTGAACACCCGATGGCGGATTCGTAACGCCGCCCGATGCGTCCGCAGTTAAGCCGTTGTTACCGCTTTTTTGAAAGAACCAGAATGCCTGTCCCGGCAAAATAGTCGTAATTTTTGTTCCCGCTCCGTTATATGCGATCCACTGCGACGAACCAATGCTCGGAAAAAGCTGCGCCAGATTTTTGTTATTGAGATTTACCGGAACGGAAACTAAGCGCCACCGATCCGTGACAATTCCTGCCAGGTATTCTGAGCCGCTGATCGAACTGGTAATTTGTGTAAACGCGACCGGCACACTGGATGTATCGCTGTACACTATGTTTCCGCCGTTGTCCGTAGCTTTGATAAATAGTGAGACCCCTTCCATCGTCGCAGCGCTGCCCGGGATTTGAGTTGAATACGTTGAACCGGACGCGGCCATGGTAACCGAATCATAAGCTGTGGCTGTTCCTGTTTTATGAAATATTCGTACACTTGTAATGGAACCGTTGTCCGTCACGATACAACTCACATTAAATGCCGCATTCAGCGGTGTTGAAGCCGGCTGCTGAATGGACGAGATCACAGGCGCCTGATTATCGGCAAGCAGGGTCACATTGAACGTATCTGCGGCTGAAGAAACGCCGTCGCTGCCCGATACTCTGACTGCAGCCGTACCCGTAAAATTAAAAACACCTTGCAAATACAAACTGTCATTGGATACCGTTGGTAATATCTCTGCAGAATTGGCCTGCGTTGAATAGATCAGCGACGGATAGTCGGAATCGGAAAAAATAAACGAAAGTTTTTTGTAAAATATTTTTGGAAATCCTTCCGTGAGCGACGTATCGGAAATGGCAAGATTTCTGACCGGAGCGGCGTTAAATGTTGTGTCGCTCGCGGTATTCGACGCAACGGAAACTCCGAAATTACCAACCGTAAATACTCTGTAAAAATAAATGGTCTTGGAGTTTAATCCCGAAGTATTGGAATAGGCCGTCGTTGCGTTATCGGCAGTTGAATCAATCTGAACAAACCCTGTACCTGACGACAACGAACGATAAATTCTGTATCGTAAAAATATGCCGGTACCTGGAGCCCATGACAAATTGATCCGTGAAGTCGATACGGCCGTCGCTGTTAAAGCCGACGGAGCGCCGGGCATGACTCCGGTGACAGTCACCGTAGTGGTGCGCCTTTTAAGCGTCAGCGCCGTTGCCGCAGTATTAGTAATATCACAAGTATATGTACCGGCATCGCTGATTTTTACAGAATCAATTTGATAGGTGGCATTCGTCGCGCCGGGAATTACGCCTCCGTTTTTCTTCCATTGATAAGTATTATTTACACCGCCAACCGTCACCGTGAGTTGCAATACAGTTCCTTCTGCCGCATTAACGGAGCTGTATGTCCCAACGCTGTCCTGCGGCGCATAGGTAAAAGTTCCAATTCCCGTGTTGGTCTCCAAATCCTCAAAAGTAAAGCGGTTATTCTCAGTTCGTAAAGTATTTAACGTGCCAATACTGGAGAGATTCGGTAAAACGTCAAACCGGTTATTGCGGATATCGAACTGTTGGAGGCTTGCGAGATTTTTGAATACAACAGGAACGGAGTCCGCCAGCAGATTATTCGACAACGTCAAAGAACTCAAAATTGACATGCTACTGATCGACGTTGGAATAGTGCCGGATAATAAATTATTTTCCAAGCCAAGGCTGGTTAAATTAATAAGATTGCCTATGTTCGACGGAATGCTTCCGCTAAGCTGATTGCCAAAAAGTTGAAGCTGGGTCAGATTAGTCATATTTCCGATTGAAGAAGGTATTGTGCCTGTAAGATTATTACCTGATAAATTCACCGTGATTGCGCGGCCGTTAGACACCGTCACACCGAACCATGTTCCCACAGGATTAGCGCTCTTCCAATTCGTGTTGTTTGTCCATGCTCCTCCGCCGGTATTGTTATACAAATCAACCAACGCAAGGGAATCTCCGGAGGATACCTGTGAATAAGCCGAAGAGCTTGAGACAGCCCCTAAGAAAAAATAAATGGTTACCCATTTTTTCATAAAACCTCATTCATATTATGTATGATCCGGTTTTGAGGAAAATTAATTAAATAAATATTGAAATTAACGATGGTGCAGGAAATTTTTGGTATGGGTCAAGGTATACAAAT contains these protein-coding regions:
- a CDS encoding T9SS type A sorting domain-containing protein encodes the protein MKKWVTIYFFLGAVSSSSAYSQVSSGDSLALVDLYNNTGGGAWTNNTNWKSANPVGTWFGVTVSNGRAITVNLSGNNLTGTIPSSIGNMTNLTQLQLFGNQLSGSIPSNIGNLINLTSLGLENNLLSGTIPTSISSMSILSSLTLSNNLLADSVPVVFKNLASLQQFDIRNNRFDVLPNLSSIGTLNTLRTENNRFTFEDLETNTGIGTFTYAPQDSVGTYSSVNAAEGTVLQLTVTVGGVNNTYQWKKNGGVIPGATNATYQIDSVKISDAGTYTCDITNTAATALTLKRRTTTVTVTGVMPGAPSALTATAVSTSRINLSWAPGTGIFLRYRIYRSLSSGTGFVQIDSTADNATTAYSNTSGLNSKTIYFYRVFTVGNFGVSVASNTASDTTFNAAPVRNLAISDTSLTEGFPKIFYKKLSFIFSDSDYPSLIYSTQANSAEILPTVSNDSLYLQGVFNFTGTAAVRVSGSDGVSSAADTFNVTLLADNQAPVISSIQQPASTPLNAAFNVSCIVTDNGSITSVRIFHKTGTATAYDSVTMAASGSTYSTQIPGSAATMEGVSLFIKATDNGGNIVYSDTSSVPVAFTQITSSISGSEYLAGIVTDRWRLVSVPVNLNNKNLAQLFPSIGSSQWIAYNGAGTKITTILPGQAFWFFQKSGNNGLTADASGGVTNPPSGVQVTLNPGWNLVGTPFTTPITVALDPLQFSGPWAFSGTGTEVGGWSKVTSMKPFGGYAIWNKNLTATTLTFTPNGVSVGKVWSTQTEEFKLNIAATAAKNGLKYTDRSNGYTILHEANAGLYNDPEPQSLGNYISAYFTEDEKKLSYIYRNAGNEGQSIDLAIESTMDDISIHLEFDVEKIRSDWQMKIYDYAQNVFLPEGELTTVYHKRSGTTKYKILVGTAGYLNEAAASFDDLPAKFSLSQNYPNPFNPSTKISYALAKRSRVTMSIYNILGQKVRTVLDRRDQEVGIHALEWNGTDNLGRAVSSGIYLYRIQAESINGETYTQTKKMLIVK